A section of the Chelmon rostratus isolate fCheRos1 chromosome 16, fCheRos1.pri, whole genome shotgun sequence genome encodes:
- the rapgef5a gene encoding rap guanine nucleotide exchange factor 5 isoform X2, which produces MLLDDFLLTYLVFMSTNDLCQALLGHYSSVRCRGQEEGKDALFRKRKVLQLVSHWSRLYKDFLKEEEHVRSFMKTLYRCVLEDLYEFPTLEKDLKEFQKLLRRRHTVEDCPPNQKSKQMYQQLSLKENVLQLRSPSTETREVICCVYVSADSYLSVHTHPSMEAHELLRIVGLKMDRAEEDMVLAVASHTGERRVLQPSDCVYSESLTPQGKLMACRRDLTEILPPLTDSAELSRRPVRLLGINTWDVAAALTHLDWSLFKSIHEQELVYYTLSRAPGTGHTAALSVLLQRCNEVQQWVMSEVLMCVSLNKRVQLLKKFIKIAAHCKAQRNLNSAFAIIMGLNTAAVSRLNQTWEKCPGKFKKLFSELELITDPSLNHKAYRESFKRMKPPKIPFMPLLLKDITFIHEGNKTFHDNLVNFEKLHMIADTVRMIRHCQSDQPGNEVIGVDSAEVRASVHYLHIIDNQQTLFELSHKLEPRA; this is translated from the exons ATGCTGCTGGATGACTTCCTGTTGACCTACCTAGTGTTCATGTCCACCAATGACCTCTGTCAGGCTCTGCTGGGACA CTATAGCAGTGTCCGCTGCAGGGGCCAGGAGGAGGGTAAAGACGCCCTCTTCAGGAAGCGCAAGGTACTGCAGCTGGTATCCCACTGGAGCAGGCTCTACAAGGACTTCCTCAAGGAAGAGGAGCATGTCAGGAGCTTCATGAAG accCTGTACAGGTGTGTTTTAGAAGATCTGTATGAGTTTCCTACATTGGAGAAAGACCTGAAGGAGTTTCAGAAACTTCTACGTCGCAGACA cACTGTGGAAGACTGCCCTCCAAACCAGAAG agtAAACAAATGTATCAGCAGCTGAGTTTGAAGGAGAACGTTTTGCAACTCCGAAGTCCATCGACTGAGACTCGAGAGG TTAtctgttgtgtgtatgtgagcgcTGACTCCTACCTGAGCGTCCACACGCACCCCTCAATGGAGGCCCATGAGCTGCTGAGGATTGTCGGTCTGAAAATGGACCGAGCAGAAGAAGACATGGTGCTTGCTGTAGCGTCACACACtggag AGCGGAGGGTGTTACAGCCCAGCGACTGCGTGTATTCAGAGTCTCTGACCCCACAGGGAAAGCTCATGGCCTGTCGCAGGGATCTCACTGAGATTTTG cctcCTTTAACAGACAGTGCTGAGCTAAGCAGGAGGCCGGTGCGACTCTTAGGTATTAACACCTGGGATGTGGCAGCTGCTCTCACACACCTGGACTGGAGCCTCTTTAAATCCATCCACGAG CAGGAGCTGGTGTACTACACCCTCAGCCGTGCTCCTGGTACGGGCCACACGGCGGCGCTCTCAGTCCTGCTCCAGCGCTGTAACGAGGTCCAGCAGTGGGTCATGTCCGAGGTGCTCATGTGTGTATCGCTCAACAAGAGGGTACAGCTGCTCAAGAAGTTCATCAAGATTGCAGCTCA ttGTAAAGCCCAAAGAAATTTGAACTCTGCGTTTGCCATTATCATGGGTCTCAACACGGCAGCTGTCAGCCGACTCAACCAAACCTGggag AAATGTCCCGGAAAGTTCAAGAAGCTTTTCTCAGAGTTGGAGCTCATCACG GATCCATCTCTGAATCACAAAGCCTATAGGGAATCCTTCAAGAGGATGAAACCTCCCAAGATCCCTTTCATGCCTCTTCTCCTGAAAG ATATCACCTTTATCCATGAGGGAAACAAGACCTTCCACGACAACCTGGTCAACTTTGAGAAGttg CACATGATTGCAGACACAGTGAGAATGATTCGCCACTGCCAAAGCGACCAGCCAG GCAACGAGGTAATTGGGGTCGACAGTGCGGAGGTGAGGGCGAGCGTTCACTACCTGCACATTATCGACAATCAGCAGACGCTTTTCGAACTGTCACACAAACTGGAGCCACgcgcataa